In a single window of the Marinobacter sp. NP-4(2019) genome:
- a CDS encoding VIT1/CCC1 transporter family protein translates to MPSTENERLLSEHQPNAVRARLAGPVKASTLPDAVLGGIDGCVTTFAVVSGAFGAGFSPQVALVLGFANLIADGFSMAVSNYEAGQAQLNQIKFAERTEREHIRAVPEGEREEIRQLFQAKGFDGELLEQVVEAISRNPDVWVATMLREEYGLSGAGLSPRRAALTTFAAFLSVGALPLLPYAIPGMESQIQFLTSLGLAGVVFLGIGMLKSIVYGLPAMRSGLRTLIMGTAAAGLAFATGHFAQGLLGG, encoded by the coding sequence ATGCCATCCACAGAAAATGAAAGACTGCTCAGCGAGCACCAGCCTAATGCCGTTCGTGCACGGCTTGCTGGTCCCGTTAAGGCCTCGACGCTACCAGATGCTGTGCTTGGCGGCATCGATGGCTGCGTTACAACGTTTGCGGTTGTATCGGGTGCGTTCGGCGCAGGTTTCTCGCCACAGGTTGCGTTGGTACTCGGCTTTGCAAACCTGATTGCAGACGGCTTCAGCATGGCGGTAAGTAATTACGAAGCGGGCCAGGCGCAGTTGAATCAGATCAAATTTGCTGAACGCACAGAACGTGAACATATCCGTGCTGTGCCAGAAGGTGAACGTGAGGAAATTCGCCAGCTGTTTCAGGCGAAGGGATTCGACGGCGAATTGCTGGAGCAAGTAGTGGAGGCTATCAGTCGTAATCCCGATGTGTGGGTAGCAACCATGTTGCGAGAAGAGTACGGACTCTCGGGTGCCGGACTCAGCCCACGCCGAGCCGCGTTGACTACCTTCGCCGCATTTTTGTCGGTTGGTGCTTTACCTTTACTGCCTTATGCCATCCCGGGTATGGAGAGTCAGATTCAGTTCCTGACGAGTCTTGGTTTGGCAGGCGTCGTCTTCTTGGGTATCGGAATGCTTAAAAGTATCGTCTATGGCTTACCAGCAATGCGATCAGGACTCCGGACTTTGATCATGGGTACGGCCGCAGCGGGGCTGGCGTTTGCTACTGGGCATTTTGCGCAGGGGTTATTGGGGGGTTAG
- a CDS encoding carbon storage regulator: protein MTVTLIDTNRIRLMIEAPSHVPVHRKEVFLRLKQEELQKSGPDSLTYRGKNLLRKIGFSK, encoded by the coding sequence GTGACCGTAACCCTGATCGATACCAACCGAATCAGACTGATGATAGAGGCCCCCTCCCATGTTCCAGTGCATCGTAAAGAGGTGTTTCTGCGATTGAAGCAGGAGGAGTTACAAAAATCGGGGCCGGACTCACTCACATATCGAGGGAAAAATCTTCTGCGTAAAATCGGCTTTTCTAAGTGA
- a CDS encoding tyrosine-type recombinase/integrase has product MTRNGSYESQGNERKRGLEDESLSHSPGHPDQSKLTKYLEAARSTNTELATANAIKHYREVYKGPFPCTPHDLSLYLSHYAGTLKVATLEQRRSLIGKWHEEMTGSNPNKSKLVLETMRGIRKFHNASQKQANALPLDTLRETVSFLADKRNRQEGAANREWRRYSRDRAMLLTAFWFGLRGSELVNIRLSHLTFDWRSHPPKLTVMIPTSKADRSSSGREVTLVALSELCPIYAISEWIEDRFGGLDIGSETIKDQFLFSKVDRWGAVWSDGLNSNSINKILKRVFDEARENGAHIPEHFSSHSMRRGVSDWLIDQGASWSQLMHWVGWRDVRSARKYVDSKESLPSIFMDNNQRLSVEQSNKDKGHGQPSKIGHDENR; this is encoded by the coding sequence ATGACCAGAAATGGATCCTACGAAAGCCAGGGTAATGAGCGTAAACGGGGCCTCGAAGATGAGAGCTTGTCCCACTCTCCAGGGCACCCAGACCAGTCAAAACTCACTAAATACCTAGAAGCTGCGCGGAGCACCAACACCGAGCTCGCCACCGCTAACGCGATTAAGCATTATCGGGAAGTGTATAAAGGCCCCTTCCCTTGCACGCCACATGATCTGTCTCTTTATCTGAGTCATTATGCCGGGACACTGAAAGTGGCGACGTTGGAACAGCGCCGCTCATTGATTGGCAAGTGGCACGAAGAGATGACCGGCTCTAACCCGAACAAGAGCAAACTCGTTCTAGAAACCATGCGAGGAATTCGGAAATTCCATAATGCCAGCCAGAAACAGGCGAATGCTCTGCCTTTAGACACCCTCAGGGAAACCGTGAGCTTTCTTGCGGATAAAAGAAATCGTCAAGAAGGTGCGGCTAATCGGGAGTGGCGCCGTTATTCGCGGGACAGGGCCATGCTACTCACGGCATTTTGGTTTGGTCTTCGAGGGAGCGAATTGGTGAATATACGGCTTTCCCACCTGACTTTTGATTGGAGAAGTCATCCGCCAAAATTGACGGTGATGATTCCCACCTCAAAGGCCGACCGCAGCAGTTCGGGGCGAGAGGTAACGCTTGTTGCTTTATCGGAACTATGCCCTATTTACGCAATTTCCGAGTGGATCGAGGACAGATTTGGGGGACTCGATATCGGCTCTGAAACAATTAAAGACCAGTTCTTGTTCAGTAAAGTCGACCGCTGGGGGGCGGTTTGGTCTGATGGCCTTAACTCGAATTCCATCAATAAAATTTTGAAGAGGGTTTTTGACGAGGCGCGCGAGAATGGAGCGCACATTCCGGAACATTTCAGTTCGCATTCGATGCGTCGTGGCGTCTCAGATTGGTTGATTGATCAGGGCGCGTCGTGGTCCCAATTAATGCATTGGGTCGGCTGGCGAGATGTCCGGTCGGCCAGAAAATACGTAGACTCAAAAGAGAGTCTGCCTTCGATCTTTATGGACAACAATCAGCGACTGAGTGTAGAACAATCAAACAAAGATAAAGGTCACGGTCAACCTAGTAAGATTGGGCATGATGAAAACCGGTAG
- the mobH gene encoding MobH family relaxase → MFKRLMRKELTSSPEPKTPEYAVALSGKDLLKQPKRTELISRVKRLFSVTEQVWNKHYLYAIEQFAELVQEVPASEIHHHSESGGLIDHTLEALYAGVRISQGYILPPNAEPESIAESADRWRFAAMIAILSHDLGKIVTDIEVVYRLPEKQFQIWHPWYGNIPPGAAYRYRFRRKIENTRLAKTLHEKSAMSLLPRLLTKEAATWLFKDLELISQLFSTISHSTFGGQVIAEIVRAADGASVSKNVGANTGKKADHTNTVPLYEKLIVSLRKLVNDGDLKRNKPGAAVWVTDQDTWVVSKATMEAVRIQLINEGHSGIPKNVVTLFGILNDHDCLVPNPDGDSVWYAEINDHGKNWQQKLTFLRFKNEIIWPTSQPDMFDGTVTPIDRNGTPLEISRVVEPNPEAGEGHLDHLRIESHNNEHNQKAPKVATGPVTSKITTAHKEKGGAEPEEAKEKQSQARAQPGSKAHGLTSEKAVEHWKTKREVQEDILRDNDFLAWLLKGIARRQIRVNEPKAPVHILDGHIALVTPAIFNLFLDKNSLKKRLYEKRAGDKRVYTVLQRELEVLDIHQRGTDGQNIVTVSVEGQRSKSELKVYLLNRACFPSLRAFAANPAIKIHL, encoded by the coding sequence ATGTTTAAACGATTGATGCGGAAAGAACTAACTAGCTCACCAGAACCCAAAACACCTGAATACGCAGTAGCCCTTTCAGGTAAGGATCTATTAAAACAGCCAAAAAGGACTGAGCTTATCTCGAGGGTCAAGAGATTGTTCAGTGTCACGGAGCAAGTATGGAACAAACACTATCTTTACGCTATTGAGCAATTCGCCGAGCTAGTCCAGGAAGTCCCAGCCTCCGAGATCCATCACCATTCAGAGTCAGGCGGATTAATCGATCACACTCTGGAAGCACTCTACGCAGGCGTCCGCATATCCCAGGGATACATCCTGCCACCCAACGCGGAACCAGAATCTATTGCGGAGTCCGCGGACCGTTGGCGATTCGCAGCCATGATCGCAATACTCTCTCACGATTTAGGCAAAATCGTTACTGATATCGAAGTGGTCTACCGGTTACCTGAAAAACAATTTCAAATTTGGCACCCTTGGTATGGAAACATCCCACCAGGTGCTGCGTACCGTTACCGGTTCAGAAGAAAAATCGAGAACACACGGCTAGCCAAGACATTGCATGAGAAATCAGCGATGTCGCTACTACCAAGACTTCTCACCAAGGAAGCTGCCACCTGGCTATTCAAGGATCTAGAGTTAATTTCACAGTTGTTTAGCACAATTTCACATTCTACTTTTGGAGGTCAGGTAATCGCAGAAATTGTTCGTGCTGCTGATGGGGCAAGTGTTTCAAAGAACGTTGGTGCGAATACCGGCAAGAAAGCTGACCACACAAACACAGTCCCACTCTATGAAAAGCTCATCGTTTCACTCCGTAAACTGGTTAACGATGGCGACCTCAAGCGAAACAAACCAGGCGCCGCAGTTTGGGTTACCGATCAGGATACCTGGGTGGTATCTAAGGCAACAATGGAGGCAGTACGAATCCAACTGATCAACGAAGGTCACTCCGGGATCCCCAAAAATGTTGTCACTCTTTTCGGCATTCTGAATGACCACGACTGCCTTGTTCCAAATCCCGATGGAGATAGCGTCTGGTACGCTGAAATCAATGACCACGGAAAGAATTGGCAGCAAAAACTAACTTTCCTGAGATTTAAAAACGAGATCATCTGGCCAACAAGCCAGCCAGACATGTTTGATGGCACTGTCACGCCAATCGACCGTAATGGTACCCCCTTGGAGATATCTCGGGTCGTTGAACCAAATCCAGAGGCAGGGGAAGGCCACTTGGATCACCTGCGCATAGAAAGCCATAACAATGAGCACAATCAGAAAGCACCAAAAGTAGCCACCGGTCCTGTCACTTCAAAGATAACTACGGCTCACAAAGAGAAGGGCGGTGCGGAACCTGAAGAGGCCAAGGAAAAACAATCGCAGGCTCGAGCTCAACCAGGAAGCAAAGCTCACGGTTTGACCTCAGAGAAGGCTGTAGAGCACTGGAAGACCAAACGTGAAGTGCAGGAAGATATTTTGAGAGACAATGACTTCCTGGCCTGGTTATTGAAAGGCATTGCCCGCCGGCAAATTCGGGTAAATGAGCCTAAGGCGCCTGTCCACATCCTCGATGGCCATATTGCACTGGTCACTCCGGCAATTTTTAATCTCTTCCTCGATAAGAACTCGCTAAAGAAACGCCTGTACGAAAAGAGAGCAGGGGATAAGCGGGTTTACACAGTTCTCCAACGAGAACTGGAAGTTTTGGATATTCATCAGAGGGGAACAGATGGACAAAATATCGTGACCGTTTCAGTGGAGGGCCAGCGTTCAAAGAGTGAACTGAAGGTCTACTTACTAAATCGAGCCTGTTTCCCATCCTTGAGAGCCTTTGCAGCTAATCCTGCGATCAAAATTCACCTTTAG
- a CDS encoding RepB family plasmid replication initiator protein — translation MDRKVLKQKEKSQLKLDLFGLDPLIDQNYSHSFEIYDTVGKFEYDKKKKYRLSAAADDTEFVRQTEYNGLIINVSVTDANIERIMPDGTKKRVFVRPGAREEIIEDVLRKLATERRAEAYEITSGDSKGQQLVGIEFSLYEVYEELKRINNGKVQYSYSEIREAITVLNRAHLQFDAEDGSISFSAPFLPFLAFAEKATKGETKSFVCFHPMVTSIIMTANYRRYNYKKALSFKGQYTRLIYKRLCNRWIQAGPGNPYRVKLSTLVAAMKAPYKNLYQDKALLQDILEELIAERVIESYEATPKKIKAKIVDWLFELRATNEFAKQQAASNKTANRIAGKAQAQISDKRDHQQADEKGWWSEARAGQGDDSVQDIDQIPFDE, via the coding sequence ATGGACAGGAAGGTTCTCAAACAAAAAGAAAAGTCTCAGCTGAAGCTTGATCTTTTCGGGTTGGATCCCTTAATAGATCAGAATTACAGCCATTCCTTCGAGATCTATGACACCGTAGGAAAATTCGAGTACGACAAAAAGAAGAAATATCGGCTCTCAGCTGCTGCGGATGACACTGAGTTCGTGCGGCAAACGGAGTACAACGGCTTAATCATTAATGTTTCGGTCACCGATGCAAACATTGAACGCATTATGCCCGATGGCACAAAGAAAAGAGTCTTTGTGCGACCTGGAGCCAGAGAAGAGATCATTGAAGACGTACTTCGAAAGCTCGCCACAGAGAGAAGGGCAGAAGCCTATGAAATTACCTCGGGTGACAGCAAGGGACAGCAGTTAGTTGGAATTGAGTTCAGCCTTTATGAGGTCTATGAAGAGCTCAAACGGATCAATAACGGTAAGGTTCAATATTCTTACTCCGAAATCCGAGAAGCAATCACCGTACTAAACCGGGCCCATCTCCAATTCGATGCCGAAGATGGCTCCATCAGCTTTTCTGCACCGTTCCTCCCATTTCTAGCCTTCGCAGAAAAGGCCACGAAAGGTGAGACCAAATCCTTTGTTTGCTTTCATCCGATGGTGACCAGCATCATCATGACAGCAAACTACCGTCGCTATAACTACAAAAAGGCTCTTTCTTTTAAGGGACAGTACACACGTTTGATTTATAAGCGGCTGTGTAATCGCTGGATCCAAGCCGGGCCGGGGAACCCGTATCGCGTCAAACTTTCAACCCTGGTTGCCGCCATGAAAGCTCCCTACAAAAACCTCTACCAGGATAAAGCGCTCCTGCAGGACATCCTTGAAGAGCTTATCGCTGAGCGGGTGATTGAAAGCTATGAAGCCACACCAAAGAAGATAAAAGCCAAGATCGTCGACTGGCTGTTTGAGTTAAGAGCTACGAATGAGTTTGCAAAGCAGCAAGCGGCCAGTAACAAAACAGCAAATCGCATTGCTGGAAAAGCACAGGCCCAGATCTCAGACAAGCGAGATCATCAACAGGCTGACGAAAAAGGTTGGTGGTCAGAAGCGAGGGCAGGGCAGGGCGACGACTCAGTCCAAGATATCGATCAGATTCCTTTCGATGAGTAA
- a CDS encoding AAA family ATPase, whose protein sequence is MADNDSEKSYLEAALKKINTVVARGEKIMKEIPGLVKKAQIDKHDLTWLEESEVDDRVQQRRYGTTQAAELAGISVGLLYAAEQDGRLPEPEYRSDTARKVRAGYTINHINHIQRVFNTAPRKPEGSSAAIAGILNLKGGSQKTTTCHLFSQYLAIRGYRCLLLDTDPQGSLSFYFGKRPDDNVHYENTVAPFFLEDDEALVEAGHPEGSSRSLHYAIQKTYWDNIDIIPACLQNLNIDLLMPSVMNEANVPMLDRIMKLRNGLLEVGENYDFIIIDGTPSLNLSTLNVVSACDVCFVPTPAAMLDFASTLQFAGLVAETAEMYKQEKMYPNIPDMRYFITKYSGSSYAHFMGQIIRRVFTVERGDVLSTEAHASDEIGKANTSTYSIYEKNPAESDNRKRLKKTIEMFDRLFEEMHDAVWETCFEDALRSSHLDKIDEIMSSADLARDDLKRANRLSDKEA, encoded by the coding sequence ATGGCTGACAATGATTCGGAAAAGAGCTACCTCGAAGCTGCGTTGAAAAAGATCAATACGGTCGTGGCGCGCGGTGAAAAAATCATGAAGGAGATCCCTGGCCTTGTAAAGAAAGCTCAGATAGATAAGCACGACTTGACCTGGCTTGAGGAGAGTGAGGTTGATGATAGGGTTCAACAGCGTCGATATGGAACCACGCAAGCTGCTGAGTTAGCAGGAATTAGTGTAGGCCTTCTCTATGCTGCTGAGCAAGATGGTCGGTTGCCTGAACCAGAATATCGCAGCGATACGGCGAGGAAGGTACGAGCTGGTTACACCATAAACCATATCAACCATATCCAACGTGTCTTCAATACCGCCCCCAGGAAACCAGAGGGTTCGTCTGCTGCGATTGCTGGAATTTTGAATTTGAAGGGCGGGTCTCAGAAAACAACGACCTGCCACCTATTCTCACAGTACCTCGCAATTCGCGGGTATCGCTGCTTGCTTCTGGATACCGATCCCCAAGGTTCTTTGAGCTTCTATTTTGGCAAACGCCCTGATGACAATGTTCATTACGAAAACACTGTCGCCCCTTTTTTTCTGGAAGACGATGAAGCTCTAGTCGAGGCAGGCCACCCGGAAGGATCTTCGAGGTCTTTGCACTATGCAATTCAGAAAACCTACTGGGATAACATCGATATCATTCCTGCCTGCCTTCAAAACCTCAATATTGATCTTTTGATGCCTTCCGTAATGAATGAAGCCAACGTACCAATGTTGGATCGCATCATGAAATTACGAAACGGTCTGTTGGAAGTGGGTGAAAACTACGATTTCATTATCATTGATGGTACCCCCTCACTAAACCTGTCAACGCTGAATGTTGTAAGCGCTTGTGATGTCTGTTTCGTCCCGACACCAGCTGCGATGCTGGACTTTGCCTCTACGCTTCAGTTTGCAGGCCTGGTTGCGGAGACTGCTGAGATGTACAAGCAAGAAAAAATGTATCCGAACATTCCGGATATGCGTTATTTCATCACAAAATACAGCGGATCAAGCTATGCCCACTTTATGGGGCAAATAATTCGTCGCGTTTTCACTGTTGAGAGAGGTGATGTTCTATCTACGGAGGCTCACGCCTCGGATGAAATAGGGAAAGCCAATACCAGCACTTACTCCATCTATGAGAAGAACCCCGCTGAGTCAGATAACCGAAAACGACTGAAGAAAACGATAGAGATGTTCGATCGGCTCTTTGAAGAAATGCATGATGCGGTCTGGGAAACTTGTTTCGAGGATGCCTTGCGCTCATCACACTTGGATAAAATCGACGAAATTATGTCTAGTGCGGATCTCGCTCGTGATGACCTTAAAAGAGCCAACCGCTTGTCAGATAAGGAGGCCTAA
- a CDS encoding ParB/RepB/Spo0J family partition protein, whose protein sequence is MVKPNKYGNIDELLPGGGEETDSSSSTRKRRRPSPALGAMQGERRPISVTESLKEEKAKAERALEEATSKFEEEKQELLRLLESKESEEKGKPIVLTMPVTQQEVVFELQRIDPSKIDVSPENERIQEFLDEISLRDILPSIRKQGQQFPGTVRPKKDGRFELIEGSRRLKAAVLAKKPYLALVGDVPDADVRELSVIENKHQDVSYFEKAKAWERQINDGEFANWTQLGAAKGISSSNINRYKACVELDEKFVRILPSPSDMPLSYGEMISKLRKKNERSLLAKVDELLELRKESMKEGGESLGVEEVIKALKSSVRVRQAQPKAKAPVLYKSPEGDRFLKHGITNKGTTKFEIDGADEESLSKIVEFLTKTLGVELNESK, encoded by the coding sequence ATGGTTAAGCCTAACAAGTATGGAAATATCGATGAGCTTCTCCCTGGTGGGGGTGAAGAAACGGATTCGTCATCCAGTACTCGTAAGAGGAGGCGTCCATCGCCAGCTCTTGGTGCGATGCAGGGGGAAAGGCGCCCAATTTCTGTTACAGAATCTCTGAAAGAGGAGAAGGCTAAAGCCGAGCGGGCGCTTGAAGAAGCTACATCGAAGTTTGAGGAAGAGAAACAAGAGCTTCTACGCCTTCTTGAGAGCAAAGAGTCTGAGGAGAAGGGCAAGCCTATTGTTTTGACAATGCCTGTTACTCAGCAGGAAGTGGTTTTCGAGCTTCAGAGAATTGACCCATCCAAAATCGATGTATCTCCGGAAAATGAGCGTATTCAGGAGTTTCTTGATGAGATTTCACTGAGAGACATTCTTCCATCTATCAGAAAACAAGGGCAGCAGTTCCCCGGCACTGTAAGGCCTAAGAAAGATGGTCGCTTTGAGCTCATTGAAGGTTCTCGGCGGTTAAAGGCGGCTGTGCTTGCCAAGAAGCCGTACCTGGCTCTTGTTGGGGACGTTCCAGACGCCGACGTACGTGAATTGAGTGTCATTGAGAACAAGCATCAGGATGTTAGTTATTTCGAAAAAGCGAAAGCCTGGGAGCGGCAAATTAATGATGGTGAGTTTGCCAACTGGACACAGTTGGGGGCCGCCAAGGGTATTAGTTCGTCAAATATCAACAGATACAAGGCGTGTGTTGAGCTTGATGAAAAGTTTGTGCGCATTCTGCCATCACCCTCTGATATGCCTCTCTCTTATGGAGAGATGATTTCGAAGCTGAGAAAGAAGAATGAAAGATCCCTTTTAGCCAAAGTGGATGAGCTGTTAGAGCTTCGCAAAGAGTCGATGAAAGAGGGTGGGGAGTCGCTGGGTGTTGAGGAGGTTATCAAAGCGCTTAAAAGCTCTGTTCGAGTTAGGCAAGCCCAGCCAAAAGCTAAAGCTCCTGTGCTGTACAAGTCGCCTGAAGGTGATCGTTTTCTGAAGCATGGCATTACTAACAAGGGGACCACAAAGTTTGAGATTGATGGTGCGGACGAAGAATCTCTCTCGAAGATTGTGGAGTTTCTGACAAAGACGTTAGGGGTTGAACTTAACGAGAGCAAGTGA
- a CDS encoding transcriptional regulator has translation MAHLPLLTDAEEAINYYKSQPHFSSDPITAHVIRILVQDGYKNRDIREALGIEKVYTVTHFIRVSQALTDGEMDLWFNNPDRITLGHLRAIAKLDFPTRESLLRKLLVARSPVHEFESIARGDAQEKDVDIARFASTMSEVTGRPTDIRFNKKRKNGTITLNFYDLDDLDDLCRKLGFNPSEYF, from the coding sequence ATGGCACATTTACCGCTTTTAACGGACGCCGAAGAGGCAATCAACTACTACAAGTCCCAACCACACTTCTCTTCTGACCCTATCACAGCCCACGTCATTCGGATTCTGGTCCAGGATGGATACAAGAACAGAGACATCCGTGAAGCCCTGGGTATTGAGAAGGTTTATACAGTTACTCATTTCATCAGAGTCAGCCAGGCTTTAACCGATGGGGAAATGGATCTGTGGTTTAACAATCCTGATCGAATTACCCTGGGTCACCTTCGTGCCATCGCAAAGCTCGATTTCCCAACACGTGAGAGCCTGTTGAGAAAACTCTTAGTAGCCCGCTCCCCTGTCCATGAGTTTGAATCGATAGCTCGTGGGGATGCGCAGGAAAAGGATGTCGACATTGCTCGGTTTGCTAGCACAATGAGTGAAGTGACCGGCCGCCCCACAGACATTCGATTCAACAAGAAGAGAAAGAACGGAACCATCACTCTGAACTTTTATGACCTGGATGACCTGGATGATCTGTGTCGAAAACTGGGTTTTAATCCATCGGAGTACTTTTGA
- a CDS encoding STY4526/YPO1902 family pathogenicity island replication protein, translating into MATNVKLKTESSRFLSTILVSALESCREGDFGLQEDLGLSLEAMQALDQLKADQIQSISENYVRDVPNLKWFPVDVSKLTRIIEIEAREAQRYVMIDEFLRRGACKEMMAELFGLRSTQVASRKRFLNVPTVKGRLPATTLDEQRRVYDAWLANITIADNRQRMLVVAKSTGIPLSQIYREVQIIEQVAATAHSNASRICA; encoded by the coding sequence GTGGCCACCAATGTAAAACTCAAAACTGAATCTTCAAGGTTTCTTTCCACTATTTTGGTTAGCGCACTCGAATCCTGCCGTGAAGGGGATTTCGGGTTACAAGAAGATCTGGGCCTATCGCTTGAAGCGATGCAGGCTTTGGATCAGTTGAAGGCTGATCAGATCCAGTCGATCTCAGAAAATTACGTCCGGGACGTGCCTAATCTCAAATGGTTTCCCGTTGATGTGTCTAAGCTGACGCGAATCATTGAGATAGAAGCTAGGGAAGCACAGCGCTATGTCATGATCGATGAATTTCTTCGTCGAGGCGCATGCAAAGAGATGATGGCTGAGTTGTTTGGACTTCGAAGCACCCAGGTTGCAAGCCGAAAACGATTCCTGAATGTTCCGACTGTGAAAGGGCGCCTTCCAGCTACGACTCTCGATGAACAGCGCAGAGTTTATGATGCATGGTTAGCCAATATAACGATTGCCGATAATCGTCAGCGCATGCTTGTCGTTGCTAAAAGCACGGGAATCCCGCTTTCGCAGATTTACCGTGAAGTCCAAATCATCGAACAAGTTGCTGCAACAGCCCACAGCAATGCCTCCCGAATCTGCGCTTGA
- a CDS encoding PFL_4669 family integrating conjugative element protein, which yields MTKEAKSKMASIAPTQDIEIELATRPALRLWQGREKTENRHGILGLPGFCSRVRSIEQAIRDDDPYADYHFAQIEEGIEHLSEDLDEELKDIKAFIDENIPPAMRLPDVASKNPAVVPVRFASRLGFQLVYQLLKVDQIVLSVLLANHIGLLPNKEKFQTLARVEKRVRGVLHLVYRYRHTGVTRDDMAANNQRAQKAKELMGDLEIGYLEGSTRSDNAPTLPVKRLQTLGGELTRHSKAKGKIQDPRLTDLESELDRVLAEQEAEASATA from the coding sequence ATGACGAAAGAAGCAAAAAGCAAAATGGCATCGATTGCTCCAACACAGGATATCGAAATCGAGTTAGCCACAAGGCCAGCATTACGGCTTTGGCAAGGCCGTGAAAAGACAGAGAATCGTCACGGCATTCTGGGCTTGCCCGGTTTCTGCTCTCGAGTTCGCTCCATTGAGCAGGCCATCAGAGATGACGACCCCTACGCTGACTATCACTTTGCTCAGATTGAGGAGGGCATCGAGCACCTCTCCGAAGATCTGGATGAAGAACTGAAAGACATTAAAGCGTTCATTGATGAAAACATTCCACCTGCGATGCGTCTGCCAGATGTCGCGAGTAAGAATCCAGCAGTAGTTCCAGTGCGGTTTGCTTCAAGGTTGGGGTTTCAGTTGGTGTACCAGTTGCTGAAAGTTGATCAGATTGTTCTGAGTGTTCTATTGGCCAATCACATTGGCTTGCTTCCGAATAAGGAGAAGTTCCAGACATTGGCTAGGGTTGAGAAAAGAGTAAGAGGAGTCCTGCACCTCGTTTATCGGTATCGCCATACCGGAGTGACCCGGGACGATATGGCAGCAAACAATCAGCGAGCGCAAAAAGCGAAAGAGCTGATGGGTGATTTGGAGATCGGATATCTTGAAGGCAGTACAAGATCGGATAATGCCCCGACGTTACCGGTTAAAAGGCTCCAGACGCTTGGCGGTGAACTGACGAGACACTCTAAGGCGAAAGGAAAAATACAGGATCCTCGCTTGACTGATCTGGAGTCAGAGCTAGACCGAGTTCTTGCCGAACAGGAAGCTGAAGCTTCTGCAACGGCATGA